Proteins encoded by one window of Chryseobacterium aquaeductus:
- the coaBC gene encoding bifunctional phosphopantothenoylcysteine decarboxylase/phosphopantothenate--cysteine ligase CoaBC has translation MNISGKKILIAVSGGIAAYKIHFLIRDFVKKGAEVQIIMSQDAEHFVTKLSLSTLSKNPVYTDFYGDNGTWNSHVELALWADVIIMAPCTANTLAKMIHGICDNLIIATYMSAKCPVFIAPAMDLDMYQHPSTRQNLELAEDYGHIVIPAESGELASGLIGQGRMAEPETISKAVEDFFSLNTKRSLQGKMVLITAGPTYEAIDPVRFIGNHSSGKMGFSLAEEAAKRGAKVILISGPSSLHSKHENIQLYRVTSAKEMLDKVFEFYDGIDIGIASAAVADYAPKVVASEKIKKNEDAFTIELIKNPDILKTMGERKAHQFLVGFALETQNEEENAKGKLAKKNLDMIVLNSLRDEGAGFKNDTNKIKIFTKTEKMEFDLKSKENVARDILDYIETQILK, from the coding sequence ATGAATATTTCCGGGAAAAAGATTCTCATTGCCGTCTCAGGTGGAATTGCTGCCTACAAAATTCATTTTCTCATCAGAGATTTTGTGAAAAAAGGGGCAGAAGTTCAGATCATCATGTCACAGGATGCAGAACATTTTGTAACGAAGCTGAGTCTTTCTACTTTGTCTAAAAATCCGGTTTATACAGATTTTTATGGTGACAACGGAACGTGGAACAGTCATGTAGAATTGGCACTTTGGGCAGATGTCATCATTATGGCTCCTTGTACGGCAAATACTTTAGCCAAAATGATTCATGGGATTTGCGATAATTTGATCATTGCCACTTATATGTCTGCAAAATGTCCTGTCTTTATTGCTCCTGCGATGGATTTGGATATGTATCAGCATCCTTCAACCAGACAAAATCTAGAACTAGCAGAAGATTACGGTCATATAGTAATTCCTGCTGAAAGTGGAGAACTGGCAAGTGGATTGATCGGACAAGGAAGGATGGCAGAGCCGGAAACAATTTCTAAAGCTGTTGAAGATTTTTTCAGTTTAAATACCAAGAGGTCTTTACAAGGAAAAATGGTTTTAATAACTGCCGGACCAACTTATGAAGCAATCGATCCTGTAAGATTTATAGGAAATCATTCTTCAGGGAAAATGGGATTTTCTTTGGCTGAAGAAGCTGCCAAACGTGGCGCGAAAGTGATCTTGATCTCAGGACCAAGTTCTTTACATTCAAAGCATGAAAACATTCAGCTTTACAGAGTGACTTCCGCAAAAGAAATGCTTGACAAAGTATTTGAATTCTATGACGGAATTGATATTGGAATTGCCAGCGCAGCTGTTGCAGATTACGCTCCGAAAGTTGTAGCTTCAGAAAAAATCAAAAAAAATGAAGACGCTTTTACAATTGAATTAATAAAAAATCCTGATATTCTGAAAACAATGGGCGAGAGAAAAGCGCATCAGTTTTTGGTAGGTTTTGCCCTCGAAACTCAGAACGAAGAAGAAAATGCAAAAGGAAAGTTAGCGAAGAAAAATCTGGATATGATTGTTCTCAACTCGCTTCGTGATGAAGGTGCCGGCTTCAAAAATGACACCAACAAAATAAAAATATTCACCAAAACAGAGAAAATGGAATTTGATCTTAAATCTAAAGAAAATGTAGCAAGAGACATTCTCGATTATATTGAAACTCAGATTTTGAAATAA
- the porD gene encoding type IX secretion system protein PorD → MKKYIALLFLLLFNFSFAQELLATVQVNSQQIQGSNQQAFKALEKSLRDFVNNTSWTGKKLQNFEKIKSNFSIVLSSRDGNRYTAQIVVQAVRPVFSSTYESPLLNLQDQKFAFEYVENENLIFNERQFSGKNLIDVISFYVYLILGYDADSFQASGGTQWFSKAQQIAQNSQNRGYDGWGQINDPRSRAILIGEILNPNMSQLRQSMYMYHRAGLDSMFNQDQTQSKKVIFDALMQLRTYENSFQQNYFFNTFINTKYDEIFNLFNSGNNGGIALNDLKQLMIIFAPKYTDTRWNKWR, encoded by the coding sequence ATGAAAAAATATATAGCACTTCTATTTTTACTTCTTTTCAATTTTAGTTTTGCACAGGAACTTTTGGCTACGGTGCAGGTAAACTCTCAACAAATTCAAGGGAGTAATCAGCAGGCTTTTAAAGCTTTAGAAAAAAGTCTTAGAGATTTCGTCAATAATACAAGCTGGACTGGCAAAAAACTTCAGAATTTCGAAAAAATAAAATCAAATTTTTCCATCGTTTTATCAAGCAGAGATGGAAACAGATATACGGCTCAGATTGTTGTGCAGGCAGTACGTCCGGTTTTTAGTTCAACTTACGAGTCGCCTCTTTTGAATCTCCAGGATCAGAAATTTGCGTTTGAGTACGTGGAAAATGAAAATTTGATTTTTAATGAAAGACAGTTTTCGGGGAAAAATTTAATTGATGTCATAAGTTTTTATGTTTATCTGATTTTGGGTTATGACGCAGACAGTTTTCAGGCTTCCGGTGGGACGCAATGGTTTTCAAAAGCACAGCAAATTGCTCAGAATTCTCAAAACAGAGGCTATGACGGTTGGGGACAAATTAATGATCCAAGAAGTCGGGCTATTTTGATAGGTGAAATTTTAAATCCCAATATGAGCCAGCTTCGTCAATCGATGTATATGTATCACAGAGCAGGTTTAGACAGTATGTTTAACCAAGATCAGACACAATCTAAGAAGGTTATTTTTGATGCGTTGATGCAATTGAGAACCTACGAGAACTCGTTTCAGCAAAACTATTTTTTCAATACGTTTATCAATACCAAATATGATGAGATTTTCAATCTATTCAATTCAGGTAATAACGGCGGAATTGCTTTGAATGACTTAAAACAGTTGATGATTATCTTTGCGCCAAAATATACTGACACCAGATGGAATAAATGGAGGTAA